The Trichoplusia ni isolate ovarian cell line Hi5 chromosome 10, tn1, whole genome shotgun sequence genome window below encodes:
- the LOC113498277 gene encoding uncharacterized protein LOC113498277, with protein sequence MSKIFIKVTLCVFFIYNVSCSSYDEDDSIEAQHPELARLIKMRCTRRFSPGVCVEDVAPVWTFVFFAQNCTERLGCPNHYRTNRFRSYRMCMKRCRPLIDIYLQMVEFEERNNTKNFENQESDGSEGEESEAGEDTHLRIGVSRNLTLSNETKNNILLSAESITEDPEDEDYEEDEKTHAVVYKDVSGNEDIMLPDVDYVSGEIRSEFAVGEIRPAEDVVGW encoded by the exons atgagtaaaatatttataaaagttactCTGTGTGTGTTTTTCATATATAATGTCAGTTGTAGCAGTTATGATGAGGACGACTCAATAG AGGCCCAGCACCCAGAGCTAGCGAGACTGATCAAGATGCGCTGTACTCGCCGCTTCTCGCCTGGCGTGTGCGTCGAGGACGTCGCTCCAGTTTGGACCTTTGTGTTCTTTGCGCAGAACTGCAC gGAGCGTCTTGGCTGCCCAAACCACTACCGGACGAACCGTTTCCGGAGCTACCGGATGTGTATGAAGCGGTGCCGGCCGCTCATCGACATATACCTACAGATGGTCGAGTTCGAAGAAAGGAATAACACTAAA AACTTCGAAAACCAAGAGTCGGATGGTAGTGAGGGCGAAGAGTCGGAGGCCGGTGAAGATACTCATTTGAGAATCGGCGTGAGCA GGAACCTGACTCTCTCAAACGAAACCAAGAACAACATCCTATTGAGTGCTGAGAGTATAACCGAAGACCCAGAAGACGAGGACTACGAGGAAGACGAGAAGACGCACGCGGTCGTGTACAAGGACGTGAGCGGGAACGAGGACATAATGCTGCCGGATGTGGACTACGTGAGCGGGGAGATCCGGTCCGAGTTCGCGGTCGGAGAGATCCGGCCGGCTGAGGATGTCGTGGGGTGGTGA